GCTCGGCCTCGCGCCGGCCCGGCACGACTGGGCCCTGCGCGGCGGCCTGCGGCAGTTCCTGCGGCGCCGGGTCTGGCGGATCCTCCCGCCGTACTGGGCCGCGCTGGTCTTCTCGATGCTCATGATCGCGCTGGTCAACGGACCGCGCAGCGGCGAAGTGGTGACGGCCAAGACCGCCGCGGTCTACGGCCTGCTGGTCCAGGACGTGATCGGCGCCCCGGTGCCGAACGGCACGTTCTGGTCGATCGCGCTGGAGTGGCAGATCTACTTCGTCTTCCCGCTGGTGCTGCTGGTGGCCCGCCGCTTCGGCCTGCGCTGGGCCGTGCTGCTGTCCGGTGTCGCCGTGCTGGTCGTGCACGTCGCGGCCAAGGAGGTCGGCGCGCTGGCCCGGCTGGACCAGCTGCTGCCGCAGTTCTTCGGGCTGTTCGTGCTCGGCGTGGCCGCGGCCCGGGTGACGGTCGTGCCGCCCTCGCCGCGGGTGACCCGGCTGATCGCGGCCGGCAGCGCGGGCGCGTTCGCCGCCTTCGTCGGGTACGCGGCCAAGGCCGGCTCGCCCACGGTCGTCGCGCACTACTTCTGGATCGACCTGCTGGTCGGCGCCGCCGCCGCCGGGATGCTGGCCACGATGGCGGCCGGGCTGGCCGCGCCGCTGCGCGCGTTCTTCGGCTCCCGCCCGCTGCTGCGGCTGGGACTGTTCTCCTACAGCATCTACCTCGTGCACGCGCCGGTGCTGGAGGCACTGACGCTGTACGTGGCCCGCCCGCTCGAGCTGCCCGCGCTCGGCACGTACGGCGTGCTGCTGGCGTTCGTCCCGGTCGTGCTCGGGTTCTGCTACCTGTTCTTCCTCGTGTTCGAGCGGCCGTTCCTCACCGCCCGCTCGTTCGCCGACCTCCGTGGCCGGGAAAGCGGGCGGCGGCCGGGCAGGCACGCCCGCGGGCACGTGTCACGACCGCCACTAATACCGCCGAACCGGCCGGCCGCCGAGGTCGCGCCTGTAGGATCCGAGGTCAGGGGTCCGGTGCCATCGACCGTCCGGGGAGAAGCCTGGCCGGGTCGCACGTCGGGGTCCCCGGGGGGATATTGATGTATTGGGTGGACTCCGCCAGGGTGCTCATGCGCCGCTGGTACGTCGTGCTGCCGATGCTGGTGCTGACCGCGGTGGCACAGGTGCTGCTCGTCGTCGCGATCCCGGCCCAGTATCAGGTGAAGGCCAGCGTCGTGCTGGTCCAGAACGGCCCGGTGAATTCCGCGGCGAACCCGAACGCTCCGGTCAACCCGTACGTCGCGTCGTACTCGCTGCCGGCCCTGGGCTCCCTGCTGTCGCAGAAGCTGCTGGCGCCGGAGACGGTCCTGAAGGTCCAGGCGGCCGGGCTTCCCGGCAAGTACGAGGTGCTGCCGTCGATCGACCAGACCGGCTCGATCGCGTTCTCCGCGGAGGACGTCTCGGCCGAGAACGCGCGCAAGCGCGTCGACCTGCTGATCTCGACGGCGTCGGCGCAGCTGGCGACCTGGCAGAGCGGCGTGCCCGAACGCGGCCAGGTCAGCGCGCGGGTGCTGAGCCCGCCGAGCCCGCCGATCCCGCAGAACGGCAGCCGGATCCGGGCGATGCTGGTGGTCCTCGTGCTCGGCGTCGGGGCCAGCATCTACCTGGCCTTCCTGGTCGAGGGCCTGGTCGACCGGCGCCGCGACGACGGGTACGACGACGCCCGCCGCCGGTCGGCGAGGGCCGACGCCTCCGCGGTCTGAGCACCCCATGGGCCCGCTCCTCCCGTCCTTCGGGCGTTCCCGCCCGGCGGGCCTGCCCGCCGGGCGCTCTCGGCCGGCCGTCGTGACCGGCCTGCGCGCCGGACGTTCCCGGCTGGGTGCCGTGGCCGGTCGGCTCGTCCTGCCGGGCGGGGCGGGCCGCCTCCGGCTGGCCGCGGCGACCGGGGTCGAGCTGCCGGTGCGGCCGGTTCGCCGGCCGGCCCCGCCGAGGCCGCCGGCCCGGGCCGCCGTCCCGCCCGCGCCCCCGGCCGTTCGCCCGCAGCCGCGCCGGGATCCGCCGCCGCGCCGGGCCGGCCGCGCCCGGCACGACGCGGTCACGTTCCTCACCATCCAGCTGGTGCTGCTCGTCGGCATCCCCGCGACGCTGGTGTTCGAGCCGCTCGGCGCGGCCGGCTCGCCCGCCAACGTCTTCGGCATGCTCGCGTTCGGCTGGTGGGCGCTGGCCCGGTTGGTGCCGCGGCTCGGGGTGGCCCGCGGCCTGCAGCCGATCCGGGTCGCGCTGGTCGTGTTCGCCGTCGGCATCCTGCTCAGCTACGCGCACGCCATGGTGCGCATCATCAGCAACCCGGAGATCTCCAGCGCCGACCGCTCGTTGCTGAGCCTGCTGTCCTGGGCCGGCGTCGCGCTGGTCGCCGCGGACGGCATCCGGACCCGCGAGCGGCTGGACACGCTGCTGCGCCGGCTCACCTGGGCCGCCGCCGCGCTCGCCGTGGTCGGGCTGCTGCAGTTCGCGATCGACCTGGACATCGCCGCGTACATCCGGATCCCGGGGCTGTCGGTGAACTCGGCGGCCAGCTTCATCCAGGACCGGGCGTCGCTGCGCCGGGTCGCCGGCACCGCCAGCCACCCGATCGAGTTCGGCGTGGTGCTCGCGGGCACGCTGCCGATCGCGCTGCACTACGCGCTGCACGACCGGCACCGGTCGATCACCGCCCGGTGGACGCCGGTCGGGCTGATCGCGGTCGCGATCATGCTGGCGATCTCCCGGTCCGCGGTGATCGCCACCGGCGCGGCGCTGCTGCTGATGGTCCCGGTCTGGCCGGGCCGGGTGCGCCGCCGGATGCTGCTGGCCGGCGGGGTCTTCCTGGCCGCGATGCGGGTGGCCGTGCCGGGGCTCGTCGGCACGATCGCCAACCTGTTCCTGCTGCTGAACAGCGACTCCAGCACGAAGGCGCGCACCGAGGACTACTCGGCCGTGTACGGCTACATCCACGACTCGCCGTGGGTCGGCATGGGCTTCCGCACCTTCCTGCCCAGCGTGTACGACCGGGTGCTGGACAACCAGTACCTCTCGATCGTCGTGGAGGCCGGCTACGTCGGGCTGGCCACGACGCTGATCACGCTGGCCATCGTGTTCTTCACCGCCCGCGGGATCCGGCGGCGCAGCACCGACCCGGCGACCCGGCACCTCGGGCAGGCGCTGGCCGGCGTGCTGCTCGGCATGACGCTGTCGTTCGCGACCTTCGACGCGCTGAGCTTCTCGATGTACGCGGACTTCATCTTCCTGATCTTCGGCGTGACCGGAGCGCTGTGGCGCTTCACCGTCGCCGAGGAGAAGGCCGGGCCCCCGGTCCCGGCCCGTGCTCCCGACGCGGTCCGGCTGCACCTGCCGGTGACCGTCCGCACGCGACCACCGGCGGGCGCCGACGAGCCCACCGTCCACATCGGACGCCCCACCGGGTTCGATGTGGACGACAGGACCATCCGCCTGCGCCGGCCGGAACGGCCGCCCGCCGAGAAGACGGTCCGGCCGGCACCGGCGGCGGGAACGGCCCCGGGACGGCGGCCGGATCCGACCGGCGTTGCCGAGCCGACGATGCAGATCGGGCGGCCCCGGCTGGACGGGGGCCGCGACGAGGCGCTGGGCGTCCGCTGGCCGGAGCGCACCGCCTACCGGGACGTCCCGGACGACGAGCAGGCATGAGTAGCCCTGTGTCAAGCGGCCTGGTTCAGGACCGTGATGGCCCGGTGGGGACCAGGGGTGCACCGGCGACATCCACACCACCGGCACCAACACAGTGCCCCAGATGCCACCGACAACGAGAAGGTTGAACCAGTGAGCGAACGAGAGGAACCGCACGTGTCCGTACAGGCGTCGGTGGTGATCCCGGCACACAACGAGGCGGGCGTGATCGGCCGCTGCCTGCGCACCCTGCTCGACGGGGCCCCGGCCGGCGGCCTGGAGGTCGTCGTCGCGGCCAACGGCTGCACGGACGACACCGCCGCCCTGGCCCGGGCCGTGCCCGGCACGACCGTGGTCGAGCTGGCCGAGGCGGGCAAGGCCGGCGCGCTCACCGCCGGGGACGCCGCCGCGACCGCCTTCCCGCGCTTCTTCCTCGACGCCGACCTCGAGCTGACGTACCCGGCGCTGGTGGCCACGGCCCGCGCGCTCACCGACCGGGGCGCGCTGGCCGCCTCACCCCGGCTCACGATCGACGCGACCGGCTGCTCGCGGGCGGTCCGCGCGTACTACTCGATCTGGCAGCTGATGCCGTACGGGCGGGACTCCCTGGCCGGCGGCGTCTACGCGCTGACCGCCGCGGGCCGGGCCCGGTTCGGCGACTTCCCGGACGTGATCGCCGACGACCTGTTCGTCCGCAACCTGTTCGCCCCGGCCGAGCGGGTCCGGGCCGACGACGCGACCTGCGTGGTCCGCCCGCCGGCGACGCTGCGGGACCTGGTCCGGGTGCAGACCCGGGCCCGGGTCGGCAACGGCGAGCTGCGCGAGCAGGCGCCGGCCGCACCCGGTGCGGACAAGGGCGGCCTCGGCTGGATCGCCCGCCGGCTCGCGCTGCTGGCCCGCTCGCCCCGGGTGTGGCCCGCGGTGCCGGTGCACGCGGCCGTGTACGTCCTGGTGCGGCTGCGCGGCCGGCGACTGCTGCGCGAGGGCGACCGGACCTGGTCCCGCGACGAGTCCTCCCGGGTCGCATGACCGCGGCGCAGGACGGGCCGGTCGTCTCGGTCGTCATCGTCACGTACAACAACGGCGCCGACATCGGCCGTGCGCTGCGGTCCGTGCACGCCGCGACCGCCCGGCATCCGCGCGAGGTGGTGGTGCTCGACAACGCCTCCGCCGACGACACGGTCGAGCGGGTCGCCGAGGCCGGCGGCTGCCGGGTGCTCGCCTCCCCGGTCAACCTCGGATTCGCCCGCGGCTGCAACGCCGCCGCGCACACCGCCCGTGGCCGGTACGTGCTGCTGGTCAACCCGGACGCCGTGCTGCACCCGGACGCGATCGACGCCGCGGTCGACTTCGCCGAGGCGCACCCGCAGGCCGGTCCCGTCGGCGGCCGGACGCTGCACCCGGACGGCTCGCTCGACCCGCGGTCCTGCTGGGGCCGGCAGACGCTGTGGAGCACGGCCTGCTTCGCCACCGGCCTGAGCACGGCGTTGCGCGGCTCGCCGATCTTCGACCCGGAGGCGCTCGGCGGCTGGGAGCGCGACAGCGTGCGCGAGGTCGGCACGGTCACCGGCTACTTCCTGCTGCTGCGGCGGGCGGACTGGCTCCGGCTCGGCGGCCTCGACCCGACCTTCTTCATGTACGGCGACGACGTCGACCTGTCCGAGCGCGCCCGGCGGATCGGGCTGCGCCCGACGGTGACCCCGGACGCGGTCAGCGAGCACGAGGCGGGGGCGTCCTCGACCAGCGAGGACCGTACGGTGATGCTGCTGCGGGGCCGGCGCACGCTGATGGTGACGAGCTGGGCCCGGCCCCGGGCCGCGGCCGGGCTGGCGCTGCTGCGGGCCGGTGTGCTGCTGCGCTCGGCCGCCGCGGGGGATCCGCGCTGGCGCGCGGCCTGGCGCCGCCGCGCCGAGTGGACCGCCCCCTACCCGCCCGTGCACGTCTCCGCCGCCGACGACGCGGCGACCCTCACCCCGATCCCCGACCCGGCCCAGTAGGGACTGTCACCGCCGGCGAGCGGTGGGCGCTCGCCGGCGGCTGCTGTGGGGCCGCCGGAGCGGGCCGCGATCAGCCACGCTCGCCGGCGGGTGCGGCCGCGCCAGCCGGAGCGGGCCGGGATCAGCGACGCTCGCCGGCGGGTGCCGCCGCACCAGCCGGAGCCGCGTGCGCGGCCGGAGCCGCGGGCGCCGCCGCAGCGGCCGGTGTCACGTGACCCGGCGGCAGCCCGCCGGCGAGCAGCTCGTCGACCGCACCGGCCAGATCGGCCCGGAGTAGGCCGGCCGCGGTCGCCGTCCCGGGCGGCCCGAGCCGCACCGTCCGTACCCCGGCCGCGATCCCGGCGGCGACGTCGCTCTCGGCGTCGCCGACCAGCACCGCGCCGCCGGGCGAGATGCCCGGGTCGTCGGCCATCGCCCGCAGCAGCAGCCCCGGCCGCGGCTTGCGGCAGTCGCAGCCGGCCTCGTGCGGGCACATGTACGAAGCGTCCAGGCGGGCGCCGTCGGCGGCCAGCAGCGCCCGCAGCCGGTCCGCGACCGCCGCGTACCCGGCCGGGGTCAGCAGCCCACGGGCGAGGCCGCGCTGATTGGTCACCAGCACCACCCGGACGCCGGCCTCGTTCAGCCGCCGCACCGCCGAACCGGCGCCGGGCAGCAGCACCACGGCGTCCGGCGACGTGACGTAGGAACCCTCGGGCGCCTTGACGTTGAGCGTGCCGTCCCGGTCGAGGAACGCGGTCCGGATCAAGACCCGGCCAGGTCCCGCTCGACGATCTCGCAGAGGGTGTGGCCGAGCAGCATGCACAGCTCCTGCACCCGGGGCGTGTCGTCGGTCGGAACCCGGACGCAGACGTCCACCAGTCCGGACAGCTTTCCGCCACCGGCCCCGGTGAACACCACCGTCGCCAGCCCGGCCGCGCCCGCCGCCTCCAGCCCGCGCACCACGTTGGGGGAGTTGCCGCTGGTGGACAGTCCGACCGCGACGTCCCCGGGCCGTCCCAGCGCCCGCACCTGCCGGGAGAACGTCTCCTCGTACGAGTAGTCGTTGCCGATCGCGGTCATCGCGGCGGTGTTGTCGGCCAGGCTCACCGCCGCCAGCGGCCGCCGCTCCAGGTAGAAGCGCCCGAGCAGCTCGGCCGCGAGGTGCCCGGCGTCCGTGGCGGAGCCGCCGTTGCCGAAGAACAGCACCTTGCCGCCGCC
The window above is part of the Mycobacteriales bacterium genome. Proteins encoded here:
- a CDS encoding HAD-IIIA family hydrolase yields the protein MIRTAFLDRDGTLNVKAPEGSYVTSPDAVVLLPGAGSAVRRLNEAGVRVVLVTNQRGLARGLLTPAGYAAVADRLRALLAADGARLDASYMCPHEAGCDCRKPRPGLLLRAMADDPGISPGGAVLVGDAESDVAAGIAAGVRTVRLGPPGTATAAGLLRADLAGAVDELLAGGLPPGHVTPAAAAAPAAPAAHAAPAGAAAPAGERR
- a CDS encoding acyltransferase family protein, with amino-acid sequence MTTELPRPRTTALPPVALPPVALRAAEPHPSGPVPAVPPTASGVRAGAHRGGATEAELPVTVAAEALPVAAEPAHRPNRVPWIDGVRGAAACFVVLHHIWLASWPYFPENLGPWWLGWALYGHLAVAVFIVVSGFSLGLAPARHDWALRGGLRQFLRRRVWRILPPYWAALVFSMLMIALVNGPRSGEVVTAKTAAVYGLLVQDVIGAPVPNGTFWSIALEWQIYFVFPLVLLVARRFGLRWAVLLSGVAVLVVHVAAKEVGALARLDQLLPQFFGLFVLGVAAARVTVVPPSPRVTRLIAAGSAGAFAAFVGYAAKAGSPTVVAHYFWIDLLVGAAAAGMLATMAAGLAAPLRAFFGSRPLLRLGLFSYSIYLVHAPVLEALTLYVARPLELPALGTYGVLLAFVPVVLGFCYLFFLVFERPFLTARSFADLRGRESGRRPGRHARGHVSRPPLIPPNRPAAEVAPVGSEVRGPVPSTVRGEAWPGRTSGSPGGY
- a CDS encoding SIS domain-containing protein; translated protein: MAGVTEGEALLRQRVTDSLQAKQRLLESDAVRATAEAAELVVRALSGGGKVLFFGNGGSATDAGHLAAELLGRFYLERRPLAAVSLADNTAAMTAIGNDYSYEETFSRQVRALGRPGDVAVGLSTSGNSPNVVRGLEAAGAAGLATVVFTGAGGGKLSGLVDVCVRVPTDDTPRVQELCMLLGHTLCEIVERDLAGS
- a CDS encoding glycosyltransferase family 2 protein, which codes for MTAAQDGPVVSVVIVTYNNGADIGRALRSVHAATARHPREVVVLDNASADDTVERVAEAGGCRVLASPVNLGFARGCNAAAHTARGRYVLLVNPDAVLHPDAIDAAVDFAEAHPQAGPVGGRTLHPDGSLDPRSCWGRQTLWSTACFATGLSTALRGSPIFDPEALGGWERDSVREVGTVTGYFLLLRRADWLRLGGLDPTFFMYGDDVDLSERARRIGLRPTVTPDAVSEHEAGASSTSEDRTVMLLRGRRTLMVTSWARPRAAAGLALLRAGVLLRSAAAGDPRWRAAWRRRAEWTAPYPPVHVSAADDAATLTPIPDPAQ
- a CDS encoding glycosyltransferase, with the protein product MSEREEPHVSVQASVVIPAHNEAGVIGRCLRTLLDGAPAGGLEVVVAANGCTDDTAALARAVPGTTVVELAEAGKAGALTAGDAAATAFPRFFLDADLELTYPALVATARALTDRGALAASPRLTIDATGCSRAVRAYYSIWQLMPYGRDSLAGGVYALTAAGRARFGDFPDVIADDLFVRNLFAPAERVRADDATCVVRPPATLRDLVRVQTRARVGNGELREQAPAAPGADKGGLGWIARRLALLARSPRVWPAVPVHAAVYVLVRLRGRRLLREGDRTWSRDESSRVA
- a CDS encoding O-antigen ligase family protein gives rise to the protein MAGRLVLPGGAGRLRLAAATGVELPVRPVRRPAPPRPPARAAVPPAPPAVRPQPRRDPPPRRAGRARHDAVTFLTIQLVLLVGIPATLVFEPLGAAGSPANVFGMLAFGWWALARLVPRLGVARGLQPIRVALVVFAVGILLSYAHAMVRIISNPEISSADRSLLSLLSWAGVALVAADGIRTRERLDTLLRRLTWAAAALAVVGLLQFAIDLDIAAYIRIPGLSVNSAASFIQDRASLRRVAGTASHPIEFGVVLAGTLPIALHYALHDRHRSITARWTPVGLIAVAIMLAISRSAVIATGAALLLMVPVWPGRVRRRMLLAGGVFLAAMRVAVPGLVGTIANLFLLLNSDSSTKARTEDYSAVYGYIHDSPWVGMGFRTFLPSVYDRVLDNQYLSIVVEAGYVGLATTLITLAIVFFTARGIRRRSTDPATRHLGQALAGVLLGMTLSFATFDALSFSMYADFIFLIFGVTGALWRFTVAEEKAGPPVPARAPDAVRLHLPVTVRTRPPAGADEPTVHIGRPTGFDVDDRTIRLRRPERPPAEKTVRPAPAAGTAPGRRPDPTGVAEPTMQIGRPRLDGGRDEALGVRWPERTAYRDVPDDEQA